In Agrobacterium sp. RAC06, a single window of DNA contains:
- a CDS encoding PfkB family carbohydrate kinase: MPVSVRAHVIGNVAVDETISVSTMPEAGASILGREETRDLGGKGANQAVVMGRTGLPTILVSAVGEDFRAQTIRNQLALEPVETKLITLAGRSSDFSIIFTTPDGENAIVTTTDSAGSLAPEEAIAALDGATAGDLLVLQGNLSEATTFGLLQEARRRKLVTAFNPSPLRPYFGAFWPLIDIAFLNRGEAESLTGSSNDAATEWLLQSGVRHVVLTLGGDGALLASQSEPIATIPAVSARAIDTTGAGDTFMAVALASAALRGVELDKRAISHAAAASALTVSRRGTRSAFPTSEEMRSILAC; this comes from the coding sequence ATGCCTGTCAGTGTTCGTGCTCATGTGATCGGTAACGTCGCTGTCGACGAAACCATTTCCGTTTCGACCATGCCGGAAGCCGGGGCTTCCATCCTCGGTCGCGAAGAAACGCGTGACCTTGGCGGCAAAGGTGCAAACCAAGCGGTGGTCATGGGCCGCACGGGTCTGCCCACCATCCTGGTCTCAGCCGTGGGCGAGGATTTCCGCGCCCAGACCATTCGCAATCAGCTGGCGCTAGAGCCAGTCGAGACCAAGCTCATCACCTTGGCCGGTCGCTCCAGCGACTTTTCCATCATCTTCACAACCCCGGACGGCGAAAACGCCATCGTGACTACCACCGATTCAGCAGGCTCATTGGCGCCAGAAGAAGCCATCGCTGCCCTCGACGGTGCCACCGCTGGCGACCTTTTAGTCCTGCAGGGCAACCTCAGCGAGGCGACCACCTTTGGTCTGCTGCAGGAAGCCCGCCGTCGTAAACTTGTCACCGCCTTCAACCCCTCGCCGCTCAGGCCGTATTTCGGGGCGTTCTGGCCACTGATCGACATCGCATTCTTGAACCGGGGCGAAGCAGAGAGCCTCACTGGTTCTTCAAATGACGCTGCGACCGAATGGCTGCTCCAGTCGGGCGTCCGCCACGTCGTGCTGACGCTTGGGGGGGATGGGGCGCTGCTGGCAAGCCAAAGTGAACCGATTGCGACCATCCCGGCTGTTTCCGCCAGGGCCATCGACACCACCGGCGCTGGCGACACCTTCATGGCCGTGGCTCTGGCTTCGGCAGCCTTGCGCGGCGTCGAACTTGACAAACGCGCCATCAGCCATGCGGCAGCAGCTTCGGCTTTGACCGTCAGCCGCCGCGGCACGCGTTCAGCCTTCCCGACCAGCGAAGAAATGCGGTCCATCCTGGCGTGTTGA
- a CDS encoding ATP-binding cassette domain-containing protein: MISDRQHPTAVAGSGGGEILPHRSGESAIRQPRISLQGIRKNFGSHQALRGVDLDIYPGECLGLVGDNAAGKSTLTKVISGTYIPDDGTITVDGQKVQFSGPADARDRNIEMVFQDLSLCDHVDVVGNLFLGRELTKGLFLDRTRMMTEARAMLDALEIRIPRLSAKVEKLSGGQRQAIAIARAASFNPKVLIMDEPTSALAVAEVEAVLNLINRVKAKGVSVILITHRLQDLFRVCDRIAVMYEGTKVAERNIANTDLQDLVQLIVGGQRH; this comes from the coding sequence ATGATCTCTGACAGACAGCACCCAACCGCTGTCGCAGGGTCGGGGGGAGGAGAAATCCTCCCCCATCGATCCGGCGAAAGCGCTATTCGCCAGCCCCGTATTTCACTACAGGGCATCCGCAAGAATTTCGGATCGCATCAGGCTCTGCGCGGCGTCGATCTCGATATCTATCCCGGTGAATGTTTAGGCCTGGTCGGTGACAATGCAGCGGGCAAATCGACCCTGACCAAGGTGATTTCCGGGACCTATATCCCGGATGACGGCACGATCACTGTCGACGGCCAAAAAGTTCAATTCAGTGGGCCCGCCGATGCGCGCGATCGAAACATCGAGATGGTGTTTCAAGACCTTAGCCTTTGCGATCATGTCGATGTTGTCGGTAACCTCTTCCTCGGACGAGAACTGACCAAGGGTCTGTTCCTTGATCGGACTCGCATGATGACCGAGGCGCGTGCAATGCTGGACGCGCTCGAAATCCGGATCCCGCGGCTCAGCGCAAAGGTCGAGAAACTCTCAGGCGGTCAACGCCAGGCCATTGCAATCGCGCGCGCTGCGTCCTTCAATCCCAAGGTCCTGATCATGGACGAGCCGACCTCGGCTCTGGCCGTGGCTGAGGTCGAGGCCGTGCTCAATCTCATCAACCGGGTCAAGGCAAAGGGTGTGTCCGTCATTTTGATCACGCACCGTTTGCAGGATCTTTTCCGGGTCTGTGACCGGATCGCCGTCATGTATGAAGGCACCAAGGTTGCTGAACGCAACATCGCCAACACGGACCTCCAGGACCTCGTGCAACTGATCGTCGGAGGGCAGAGACATTGA
- a CDS encoding BtpA/SgcQ family protein — MQTISDNNSSAIREIFGTDKALIGMIHCAPFPGAPRYRGTSVDAIYDVAMRDAEALIEGGLHGLIIENHGDIPFSKPEDIGPETSAFMSVVADRIGRATGVPMGINVLANAPIPAFAIAMAGGARFIRVNQWANAYVANEGFMEGRAAEAMRYRSALRAEHIKVFADSHVKHGAHAITADRSIEELTRDLAFFDADVIIATGQRTGNSATVEEIETIGAATHLPLLVGSGVTKDNILEILKRTNGVIVASSLKEGGVWWNPVEPARVKAFVEAARPGLEA; from the coding sequence ATGCAGACGATTTCGGATAACAATTCAAGCGCCATAAGGGAAATATTCGGCACTGACAAGGCGCTGATCGGGATGATCCATTGCGCGCCCTTTCCAGGCGCCCCGCGCTATCGGGGAACATCAGTCGACGCAATCTACGATGTCGCGATGCGCGATGCTGAAGCCTTGATCGAAGGCGGCCTGCACGGTCTGATCATCGAAAATCACGGCGATATCCCTTTCTCGAAGCCTGAAGATATCGGACCTGAAACATCCGCCTTCATGTCTGTTGTCGCCGATCGTATCGGCCGTGCAACGGGCGTGCCAATGGGGATCAATGTGCTGGCCAACGCGCCGATCCCGGCTTTCGCGATTGCCATGGCCGGTGGGGCGCGCTTCATTCGCGTCAACCAATGGGCAAATGCCTATGTGGCGAATGAAGGCTTCATGGAGGGGCGCGCCGCCGAAGCGATGCGTTATCGTTCGGCCTTGCGTGCCGAACATATCAAGGTCTTTGCAGACAGCCACGTCAAACACGGGGCTCACGCCATTACCGCCGATCGCAGCATCGAGGAATTGACCCGTGACCTCGCTTTCTTTGACGCTGATGTCATCATCGCAACCGGCCAGCGGACCGGCAATTCTGCGACTGTCGAGGAGATCGAAACCATTGGTGCTGCAACCCATCTGCCTCTTCTGGTCGGATCCGGTGTCACCAAGGACAATATCCTCGAAATCCTGAAGCGAACAAATGGTGTGATCGTCGCCTCCTCGCTGAAAGAAGGTGGCGTCTGGTGGAACCCGGTCGAACCAGCACGGGTCAAGGCTTTCGTCGAGGCTGCACGCCCGGGGCTGGAGGCCTGA
- a CDS encoding substrate-binding domain-containing protein, whose protein sequence is MTHLTRRTVTAALAATAFASISFGSIAHSAEKTFALIQINQQALFFNQMNEGAQKAAEAAGAKLVIFNANNDPAAQNSAIETYIQQKVDGLAVVAIDVNGIMPAVQQAAAAGIPVVAIDAILPEGPQMAQIGVDNAKAGADMGAFFVDYVKNSMGGSVKYGVVGALNSAIQNVRQEGFETAVKAAEGVTTAGVVDGQNVQDTALAAAENLITANPDMTAVYATGEPALMGAIAAVESQGKQADVKVFGWDLTAQAIAGIDAGYVTAVIQQDPAAMGAAAVDALKTISDGGTVEKTISVPITIVTKENFEPYRAVFK, encoded by the coding sequence ATGACACATCTTACACGCAGAACAGTGACTGCCGCACTTGCGGCAACGGCATTTGCCAGCATCTCATTCGGCTCCATCGCTCATTCGGCCGAAAAAACCTTCGCACTGATTCAAATTAACCAGCAGGCTTTGTTCTTCAACCAGATGAATGAGGGCGCGCAAAAGGCGGCCGAGGCCGCCGGCGCGAAATTGGTGATCTTCAACGCCAACAACGACCCGGCGGCACAAAACAGTGCCATCGAGACCTACATCCAGCAGAAGGTCGACGGTCTTGCCGTCGTCGCAATTGACGTGAACGGGATCATGCCTGCCGTCCAGCAAGCGGCCGCCGCCGGAATTCCGGTGGTTGCCATCGATGCTATCCTGCCAGAAGGGCCGCAAATGGCGCAGATCGGTGTCGATAACGCCAAGGCCGGTGCCGATATGGGCGCATTCTTCGTCGATTATGTGAAGAACAGCATGGGCGGCTCCGTGAAGTACGGCGTCGTTGGTGCCTTGAACTCTGCCATCCAGAATGTCCGCCAGGAAGGTTTCGAGACCGCGGTGAAGGCTGCCGAAGGTGTGACCACCGCTGGCGTCGTCGACGGTCAGAACGTCCAGGACACTGCGCTCGCCGCAGCCGAGAACCTCATCACCGCCAACCCGGATATGACGGCCGTCTATGCGACTGGCGAACCCGCATTGATGGGTGCCATTGCTGCCGTGGAGAGCCAGGGCAAGCAGGCTGACGTCAAGGTCTTTGGCTGGGATCTGACCGCCCAGGCCATCGCCGGCATCGATGCTGGTTACGTGACCGCAGTCATTCAGCAGGATCCTGCAGCCATGGGTGCGGCAGCCGTGGATGCGCTGAAGACAATCTCGGATGGTGGTACGGTGGAGAAGACGATTTCGGTCCCGATCACCATCGTCACCAAAGAGAACTTCGAACCCTACCGGGCCGTCTTCAAATGA
- a CDS encoding phosphotriesterase family protein: MNELSEAHIRSGNVMTVAGAIPASALGVTLMHEHILNDCRCWWHAPKTPERQYLADCFVCIEILSELRQDPFVNKHNITLDDEPLAIVELKDFAAHGGRTVVEPTCQGIGRDPRALRRISEASGLNIVMGAGYYLGSSHPAKVADMSIDQIADEIVHEATVGVDGTDIKIGLIGEIGVSSEFTAEEEKSLRAAARAQRRTGLPLMVHLPGWFRLGHKVLDIVEEEGAELRHTVLCHMNPSHDDLTYQQELAIRGAFLEYDMIGMDFFYADQQVQCPSDEEAARAIVKLVERGLIDRILLSHDVFVKMMLTRYGGNGYAYILKHFLPRLKRHGLSDRQLEILMRDNPRSVFEATA; encoded by the coding sequence ATGAACGAATTATCTGAGGCGCATATCCGCTCGGGCAACGTCATGACGGTGGCTGGTGCCATCCCCGCATCCGCGCTCGGTGTCACCCTGATGCACGAGCATATCCTCAATGATTGCCGATGCTGGTGGCACGCCCCCAAAACGCCGGAACGCCAGTATCTGGCCGACTGCTTTGTCTGCATCGAGATCCTATCTGAACTGCGGCAGGACCCCTTCGTCAACAAACACAACATAACACTGGATGACGAGCCTCTGGCGATCGTTGAACTGAAAGACTTCGCCGCCCATGGCGGTCGGACCGTCGTCGAGCCGACATGCCAGGGCATTGGACGAGATCCCCGAGCGCTGCGACGCATCTCCGAGGCGTCGGGTCTCAACATCGTCATGGGTGCTGGCTACTATCTTGGCTCGTCACATCCGGCCAAGGTGGCCGACATGTCGATCGACCAGATCGCCGATGAGATTGTCCATGAGGCGACTGTCGGCGTCGACGGCACCGATATCAAGATCGGGTTGATCGGTGAGATCGGCGTTTCCTCGGAGTTCACCGCTGAGGAAGAAAAATCACTGCGGGCAGCAGCGCGGGCGCAAAGGCGCACGGGGCTGCCGTTGATGGTGCATCTTCCTGGCTGGTTCCGCCTTGGGCACAAGGTGCTTGATATCGTCGAAGAGGAGGGGGCAGAGCTCCGTCATACCGTGCTTTGCCACATGAACCCCTCACATGACGATCTTACTTACCAGCAGGAGCTCGCGATCCGTGGAGCCTTCCTGGAATACGACATGATCGGCATGGATTTCTTCTATGCCGACCAGCAGGTCCAGTGCCCGAGCGACGAGGAAGCGGCGCGCGCCATCGTCAAGCTGGTCGAGAGGGGGCTCATCGACCGTATCCTGCTCTCCCACGATGTCTTCGTGAAGATGATGCTGACCCGCTATGGCGGCAATGGATACGCATACATCCTCAAGCATTTCCTGCCGCGACTGAAGCGTCACGGCCTGAGCGATCGCCAGCTCGAGATCCTCATGCGTGACAATCCAAGATCGGTCTTCGAGGCGACGGCCTGA
- a CDS encoding ABC transporter permease — protein MTTYTERASGSPIADFVSEHAQVMSIAVFFVACLVFFSAMTDTFLTFGNILNVLRQAAPILIVAVAMTLVIITGGIDLSVGSQVALVNAVAAILLAMGYPWPLVLAGMVAFGALLGIAQGWFIAYQGIPAFIVTLAGLSILRGFALWLTQGYSIPIKDVPGFFWLGRGELFSIPVPALIAVLVAVIGYVIIAYTKYGRQVVAVGSNLEAARRVGMPAKWIVASVYMVSGIACALAGLLIAARLGSGSSNAAVGFELQVIAAVVLGGTSLMGGRGSILGTVLGTLTIAVIGNGLILMHISPFFTQIVTGAIILVAIWLNTKIFTTNFRFGAKAR, from the coding sequence TTGACCACCTATACTGAACGCGCGTCTGGATCGCCGATTGCAGACTTCGTGTCTGAACATGCACAGGTGATGTCCATCGCCGTCTTCTTCGTCGCCTGCCTCGTCTTCTTTTCGGCCATGACCGATACCTTCCTGACGTTCGGCAACATTTTGAATGTCCTCCGTCAGGCAGCGCCGATCCTGATCGTTGCAGTTGCCATGACGCTGGTGATCATCACCGGTGGCATCGATCTTTCCGTCGGCTCGCAGGTGGCACTCGTCAATGCGGTTGCCGCAATCCTGCTTGCCATGGGCTACCCGTGGCCGTTGGTTTTGGCCGGCATGGTCGCCTTCGGAGCACTGCTCGGCATCGCGCAGGGCTGGTTCATTGCCTATCAGGGCATCCCGGCCTTCATCGTGACACTGGCCGGTCTCTCTATTCTCAGGGGCTTTGCCCTCTGGCTGACACAGGGGTATTCGATCCCTATCAAAGACGTGCCGGGCTTTTTCTGGCTTGGTCGTGGCGAGCTTTTCAGCATCCCTGTACCCGCACTGATCGCGGTGCTGGTCGCGGTGATCGGGTATGTGATCATCGCTTACACCAAATATGGTCGGCAAGTGGTCGCTGTCGGCTCCAATCTCGAGGCGGCACGGCGTGTCGGCATGCCGGCGAAATGGATCGTTGCCTCCGTCTACATGGTCTCTGGTATCGCTTGCGCCCTGGCGGGGCTTTTGATCGCCGCACGGCTTGGCTCAGGTTCATCCAATGCTGCGGTGGGGTTCGAACTACAGGTGATCGCTGCTGTGGTTCTGGGGGGCACATCCTTGATGGGTGGGCGCGGGAGCATCCTGGGAACGGTTCTGGGCACGTTGACCATCGCCGTCATAGGGAACGGCTTGATCCTGATGCATATATCGCCGTTCTTCACGCAGATCGTCACAGGCGCCATCATTCTCGTGGCCATCTGGCTCAACACCAAGATCTTCACAACCAATTTTCGCTTCGGCGCAAAAGCGAGGTGA
- a CDS encoding glutamine amidotransferase has protein sequence MTKKVLLVGESWVSSATHYKGFDQFGSVTFHLGAEPLVKALEGSEFDLTYMTAHDAVEKFPFEMEGLDAYDVIILSDIGANSLLLPPAVWLHSKTVPNRLKLIKAWVEKGGGLLMVGGYFSFQGIDGKARWRRTPVEDVLPVTCLPYDDRVEIPEGTGAVIVKADHPTVAGMEGEWPVLLGVNEVEVRDRADVEVIARLPEEQGSHALLVTGKFGKGRSAAWTSDIGPHWLSPAFCEWEGYGRLWKNILGWLSEKG, from the coding sequence ATGACAAAAAAAGTTCTACTCGTCGGTGAAAGCTGGGTCAGTTCGGCCACCCATTACAAGGGTTTTGACCAGTTTGGCAGCGTGACGTTCCATCTCGGCGCAGAGCCGCTGGTCAAAGCGCTTGAGGGCAGTGAGTTTGATCTGACCTATATGACTGCCCATGATGCCGTGGAGAAATTCCCCTTCGAAATGGAGGGACTGGACGCCTACGACGTGATCATCCTATCGGACATCGGCGCCAACTCCTTGTTGCTCCCACCAGCGGTGTGGCTGCATTCCAAGACCGTGCCGAACAGGCTGAAGCTGATCAAGGCATGGGTTGAAAAAGGCGGTGGCCTGTTGATGGTCGGCGGCTATTTTTCGTTCCAGGGTATCGACGGCAAGGCCCGTTGGCGTCGGACCCCCGTCGAAGACGTCCTACCGGTGACGTGCCTACCCTATGACGATCGTGTCGAGATCCCGGAGGGAACGGGTGCCGTCATCGTCAAGGCCGACCATCCAACGGTGGCGGGTATGGAGGGCGAGTGGCCCGTACTTCTCGGCGTCAACGAGGTTGAAGTGCGTGACCGTGCCGATGTCGAGGTGATCGCTCGTCTCCCTGAAGAGCAGGGCAGCCATGCTCTGCTGGTCACGGGCAAATTCGGCAAGGGAAGAAGCGCTGCCTGGACATCTGACATCGGTCCCCACTGGCTGTCGCCCGCATTTTGCGAATGGGAGGGCTATGGCCGACTTTGGAAGAACATCCTGGGTTGGCTCAGCGAAAAGGGTTGA